One Cottoperca gobio chromosome 23, fCotGob3.1, whole genome shotgun sequence genomic region harbors:
- the LOC115028422 gene encoding uncharacterized protein LOC115028422, with protein MEERKTKVLNMLSKLQDDTPRQPNGNKGHSNFEEFDFLAKYCIFSQEKLAEYKRAFEAEDGDGDGYISCLQVLLALKNIIPPELLSDEEEIYVYRILEMVDFRVTDGLVDLRLFAVIASLAQKIATMDEFMRSQITDMDFRSLEVRLFKVKQLFLFLLEEQHGDAGAQQGFISAEHLLLELKAGGIHLEQEAAIRLELQHIPPLDLLDFLAYLPLFMLIHKSVIANPLDDSSNL; from the exons atggaggagaggaaaacaaaggtGCTGAACATGCTTTCCAAACTGCAGGACGACACGCCTCGTCAGCCAAACGGCAACAAAGGTCACTCCAACTTCGAGGAAT TCGACTTTTTGGCAAAGTATTGCATTTTCAGTCAGGAGAAGCTGGCGGAGTACAAAAGAGCTTTTGAAGCA GAGGACGGTGATGGTGACGGCTACATCTCCTGCCTTCAGGTTCTACTCGCTCTAAAAAACATCATTCCTCCAGAGCTGCTGTCTGACGAAGAAGAGATCTACGTTTACAGG ATCCTGGAGATGGTGGACTTCAGAGTGACAGATGGGCTCGTGGACTTGAGGCTCTTTGCTGTGATTGCGAGCCTGGCACAGAAAATAGCCACCATGGA CGAGTTCATGCGATCACAAATCACCGACATGGACTTCCGCTCGTTAGAAGTGAGGCTCTTCAAAGTGAAG CAACTGTTCCTGTTCCTCCTGGAGGAGCAGCACGGCGACGCTGGAGCTCAGCAGGGCTTCATCAGCGCAGAGCATTTGCTCCTGGAGCTGAAGGCCGGGGGGATCCATCTGGAGCAGGAGGCGGCCATCAGGCTGGAGCTGCAGCACATCCCCCCCCTGGACCTGCTGGACTTCCTGGCCTACCTGCCGCTCTTCATGCTCATTCACAAGTCGGTCATCGCCAACCCTCTGGATGACTCCAGCAACCTCTGA